A window from Fragaria vesca subsp. vesca linkage group LG5, FraVesHawaii_1.0, whole genome shotgun sequence encodes these proteins:
- the LOC101308868 gene encoding uncharacterized protein LOC101308868 — translation MPSWWRKSSSKEVKKKENKESFIGTIMTIHRKLKSSSEGKFNCSSGGSRRRCRDTISEMGSQSRALSPLTSTQVSRCQSFAERPHAQPLPLPRVQLSNIGGSDSAVTPSSKPGSDTGPKQLLYVPVSSPGRILSRAVPADADGDIATASISSDSSIDSDDPPDSRLLSPMASDCEYGTRTALNSPSRVMQKDKFPNVNQKNTKETLKPANLLFNNQIMSTSPKRGPSRTHLQNIQIPCNGAFSSAPDSSMSSPSRSPMRVFGSDQILISSFWAGKPYPDIASTHCSSPGSGHNSGHNSVGGDLSAQIFWQQNRCSPECSPIPSPRMTSPGPSSRMTSPGPSSRIQSGAVTPLHPRAGGTTMESPTRRTDDGKQKSHRLPLPPITTTRTCPFSPAYSPATTPTIPRSPGRAENPQSPGSRWKKGRLLGRGTFGHVYLGFNSESGEMCAMKEVTLFADDAKSKESAQQLGQEIALLSRLRHPNIVQYYGSETVEDKLYIYLEYVSGGSIYKLLQEYGQFGEAAIRSYTQQILSGLSYLHMKNTLHRDIKGANILVDPNGRVKLADFGMAKHITGQSCPLSFKGSPYWMAPEVIKNSSGCNLAVDIWSLGCTVLEMATTKPPWSQYEGVAAMFKIGNSKELPGIPGHLSEEGKDFVRLCLQRNPLHRPTATQLLEHPFVKNVAPLERPIMSLEHGEGPPAVTNAVRSQAFGHGRNNLHFDSEGMTTHQSRGSRVVSASRDVHTPRNVSCPVSPIGSPLLHPRSPQHVSGRRSPSPISSPRITSGASTPLTGGGGAIPFQHLKQPTTYLNEGTQMIHRSQNSSFYTDGSMRYHEPKPDLFQGIPHSQDFRDIVSSDNIAHRDQFWKPVPGQQREFCDVQSVLADRVSQQLLMEHMKLNPSMDLNLQ, via the exons ATGCCTTCATGGTGGAGAAAGTCTTCGTCCAAAGAAGTAAAGAAGAAAGAAAATAAGGAGAGTTTCATTGGTACCATAATGACCATACACCGAAAACTCAAGAGTTCGTCTGAAGGGAAGTTTAACTGTAGTTCAGGAGGTTCTAGGAGACGATGTAGGGACACCATTTCAGAAATGGGTTCTCAATCCAGGGCATTGTCACCACTAACCTCGACACAAGTATCACGCTGTCAAAGTTTTGCAGAGAGGCCTCATGCCCAACCACTACCCCTTCCTAGAGTGCAACTTTCAAATATTGGGGGTTCAGACTCTGCTGTAACTCCATCATCAAAACCTGGGTCTGATACAGGGCCCAAACAATTGCTCTATGTTCCCGTATCAAGCCCTGGCCGTATCTTGAGCAGGGCAGTACCTGCAGATGCTGATGGTGATATAGCCACTGCTTCCATATCTAGTGATAGCTCTATTGATAGTGATGACCCACCGGACTCACGTCTCCTTAGTCCCATGGCCTCAGACTGTGAATATGGCACCAGAACAGCTCTGAACAGTCCTTCCAG GGTAATGCAAAAGGACAAATTCCCTAATGTCAACCAAAAGAACACAAAAGAGACTTTGAAGCCGGCTAATCTTCTATTCAATAATCAGATTATGTCCACATCACCAAAACGGGGACCTTCCAGGACACATTTGCAGAACATACAAATTCCTTGCAATGGTGCTTTCTCCAGCGCTCCAGACAGCTCCATGTCAAGTCCTTCCAGAAGTCCTATGAGAGTGTTTGGCTCTGATCAAATTCTGATCTCCAGTTTCTGGGCAGGGAAGCCTTATCCTGATATTGCTTCTACCCACTGCTCCAGTCCGGGCTCAGGTCATAATTCCGGACATAATTCAGTTGGAGGGGATCTGTCAGCACAGATTTTTTGGCAACAGAACAGGTGTAGCCCTGAGTGTTCTCCAATACCTAGTCCCAGAATGACCAGTCCTGGCCCAAGCTCCAGAATGACCAGTCCCGGCCCTAGCTCCAGAATACAAAGTGGTGCAGTTACCCCTTTGCACCCACGAGCTGGAGGGACAACCATGGAGTCACCTACAAGACGAACTGATGATGGGAAGCAGAAAAGCCACCGATTACCACTTCCACCCATAACAACAACGAGGACCTGTCCTTTTTCTCCTGCCTATTCACCTGCAACAACTCCCACAATTCCTCGTAGTCCTGGTAGGGCCGAAAATCCACAAAGTCCTGGTTCACGCTGGAAGAAGGGGCGCCTGCTTGGGAGGGGCACATTTGGACATGTTTATCTTGGTTTTAACAG TGAAAGTGGTGAGATGTGTGCAATGAAGGAGGTAACTCTATTTGCAGATGATGCGAAGTCAAAGGAAAGTGCACAGCAGCTTGGGCAA GAAATTGCTTTGCTAAGTCGACTACGGCATCCAAATATAGTGCAGTATTATGGATCTGAGACG GTAGAAGATAAACTTTATATATACTTGGAGTATGTGTCTGGTGGATCCATCTATAAACTGCTTCAAGAGTATGGCCAGTTTGGTGAAGCAGCAATTCGTAGTTATACTCAACAGATCCTGTCAGGGCTTTCATACCTGCACATGAAAAACACTCTCCACAG GGATATCAAAGGAGCAAATATATTAGTAGATCCTAATGGTCGGGTAAAGTTGGCAGATTTTGGGATGGCCAAGCAT ATTACTGGGCAGTCTTGCCCCTTATCCTTCAAGGGGAGCCCGTATTGGATGGCACCAGAG GTTATCAAGAATTCCAGTGGTTGTAATCTTGCTGTTGATATATGGAGCCTTGGTTGCACTGTTCTTGAGATGGCCACGACAAAACCACCTTGGAGCCAATACGAAGGG GTTGCTGCTATGTTTAAGATAGGAAACAGCAAGGAACTTCCTGGAATTCCTGGACATCTTTCAGAGGAGGGGAAAGACTTTGTTAGGCTGTGTTTGCAACGTAACCCGCTTCATCGTCCTACAGCTACTCAGCTTTTGGAGCATCCGTTTGTTAAGAATGTTGCACCACTGGAAAGACCCATTATGAGTTTGGAGCATGGTGAAGGACCACCGGCAGTGACAAATGCAGTAAGATCTCAG GCCTTTGGACATGGGAGAAATAATTTGCACTTTGACTCTGAAGGGATGACTACGCACCAGTCCAGAGGCTCAAGAGTTGTATCAGCATCAAG AGATGTCCACACACCAAGAAATGTTTCTTGCCCAGTTTCACCCATCGGAAGCCCACTTCTCCATCCTAGATCACCACAACATGTTAGCGGAAGGAGGTCTCCCTCTCCCATATCTAGCCCCCGTATCACATCCGGTGCATCAACACCTCTCACTGGTGGTGGTGGTGCAATCCCTTTTCAACACTTGAAGCAACCAACAACCTACTTAAATGAAGGTACACAGATGATACATAGATCCCAGAATAGTAGTTTCTATACAGATGGCAGCATGCGATATCATGAGCCAAAGCCTGATCTATTTCAAGGTATTCCGCATTCTCAAGATTTCCGGGATATAGTGTCATCTGATAATATTGCACACAGAGACCAGTTTTGGAAGCCTGTTCCTGGGCAGCAAAGGGAATTCTGTGATGTGCAGTCGGTTTTGGCTGACCGTGTGTCTCAGCAGCTCTTAATGGAACATATGAAGCTGAATCCATCCATGGACCTAAATCTTCAGTAG
- the LOC101309153 gene encoding cytochrome P450 86A2-like: MEAFTALTVLTVLAAYLIWFKILTRSMRGPRVWPLFGSLPGVIENSCRMHDWIADNLRACGGTYQTSICAIPFLAQKQGLVTVTCDPKNLEHILKLRFDNYPKGPTWQAAFHDLLGDGIFNSDGDTWLFQRKTAALEFTTRTLRQAMARWVSRAIELRFCPILEAAQNEGKPVDLQDLLLRLTFDNICGLAFGKDPQTLSPGLPENDFATAFDRATEATLQRLIVPEIIWKFKRWLKLGMEVNLSHNLHHVDDYLSDIINTRKLELASQKQGSDGTPHDDLLSRFMKKKESYSDTFLQHVALNFILAGRDTSSAALSWFFFLITQNPQVEEKVLSEICTVLMETRGKDISNWLKGPLIFEELDRLTYLKAALSETLRLYPSVPQDFKHIINDDVLPDGTFVPAGSSVTYSIYAIGRMKFIWGEDCLEFKPERWLSSDGKQMEVQDSYKFVAFNGGPRICLGKDLAYLQMKSIASAMLLRHRLAVVPGHRVEQKMSLTLFMKYGLKVSVQPRDLKPVLEKMCKGDCDSWSEEFNDHVISNGKCT, from the coding sequence ATGGAGGCGTTCACGGCGTTAACAGTGTTAACTGTGCTGGCGGCGTATCTAATTTGGTTCAAGATCCTCACACGGTCCATGAGAGGTCCACGTGTCTGGCCGTTATTCGGCAGCCTCCCCGGCGTCATCGAGAACTCGTGCCGCATGCACGACTGGATAGCGGACAACCTCCGCGCGTGCGGCGGCACGTACCAGACCTCGATCTGCGCCATCCCTTTCCTTGCTCAGAAGCAAGGGCTGGTGACGGTCACGTGCGACCCCAAGAACTTGGAGCACATTCTCAAGCTTCGGTTCGACAACTACCCCAAGGGTCCTACTTGGCAAGCTGCCTTCCATGACTTGCTTGGGGATGGGATCTTCAACTCTGATGGCGACACGTGGTTGTTCCAGCGTAAGACCGCTGCGCTGGAGTTCACCACCCGCACGCTCCGCCAAGCCATGGCTCGGTGGGTGAGCCGGGCCATCGAGCTCAGGTTCTGCCCGATTCTCGAGGCGGCTCAAAACGAGGGCAAGCCGGTTGATCTTCAAGACCTCTTGCTTCGGCTCACTTTTGATAACATATGTGGACTGGCATTCGGGAAGGACCCGCAGACGTTGTCTCCGGGACTTCCAGAAAATGATTTTGCCACGGCTTTCGATCGGGCGACCGAAGCCACGTTGCAAAGATTGATCGTGCCTGAGATTATATGGAAGTTCAAGAGATGGCTCAAGCTTGGGATGGAAGTCAACTTGAGCCACAACCTCCACCACGTGGATGACTACTTATCTGATATCATCAATACACGAAAGCTTGAGCTGGCGAGTCAAAAACAAGGTTCAGACGGGACCCCACACGATGACTTATTATCTCGATTTATGAAGAAAAAAGAATCCTACTCAGACACATTCCTCCAACACGTGGCTCTTAACTTCATCCTAGCTGGACGTGACACATCATCAGCTGCGCTAAGCTGGTTCTTCTTTTTGATCACTCAAAACCCGCAAGTCGAAGAAAAAGTTCTTTCTGAAATATGCACTGTTCTAATGGAGACACGTGGTAAAGACATTTCAAATTGGCTGAAAGGTCCCCTAATATTTGAGGAACTTGACCGATTGACATACCTTAAGGCAGCACTATCGGAGACCCTAAGGCTTTACCCATCTGTGCCACAAGACTTCAAGCACATAATCAACGACGACGTTTTGCCGGATGGAACTTTCGTGCCCGCTGGCTCTTCGGTCACATATTCTATATACGCAATCGGGCGCATGAAGTTTATCTGGGGCGAAGATTGCTTGGAATTCAAGCCTGAAAGGTGGTTATCTTCTGATGGCAAACAAATGGAGGTACAAGACTCTTACAAGTTTGTTGCCTTCAATGGGGGTCCAAGAATATGTTTAGGCAAAGATTTAGCTTATTTGCAGATGAAGTCGATCGCCTCGGCAATGTTGTTGAGGCATCGGCTCGCGGTGGTTCCCGGCCACCGGGTGGAGCAAAAGATGTCGTTGACTTTGTTCATGAAGTATGGGCTCAAGGTTAGTGTGCAGCCAAGAGATTTGAAGCCAGTGTTGGAGAAAATGTGCAAGGGTGACTGTGACTCATGGAGCGAGGAATTTAATGATCATGTTATCTCCAATGGTAAATGTACGTGA
- the LOC101309445 gene encoding BTB/POZ domain-containing protein At5g41330-like, which produces MIKTMAPSALPRNGFKKNHRPESNIATIDVGGQLFQTTKQTLTLAGPDSLLSKISDSAAPHLPPPFIDRDPELFSILLSLLRTGNLPSKAKALDLHDLISESQFYGIETLMVDSRSNPDHFDAFNLEKSLTLPLNGRDSPSVIATTPFGSVHVAHGSKITSFDWSLGKKATILTEFSAVDSMLAVSTELAAVGATDFSGLQIVDLGTGSVRETLSWENVTRSGSTVQAIGSSQESLFVSFESSRRNSNSIMIYDLNTMCPVNEIGHYEIFGAQINSALPATKLKWVPGYNLLMASGSHSGPSGVCGNIKFWDIRSGNVAWEVNEKVDCFSDVTVSEELSAMFKIGVNSGEVFYADLRSLSLGVEQPWVCLGDKRKMVSGKKEGVGCRIESHGSQVYCSKGGDLELWSEVAVGSRKSSGGGSEARHFRKNVMGRMKDMGGSRITNLAFGGNKMFMTRKDQQYVEVWQNSARGY; this is translated from the coding sequence ATGATCAAAACCATGGCGCCCTCAGCTCTACCCAGAAACGGGTTCAAGAAAAACCACAGACCCGAATCCAACATCGCCACCATTGACGTCGGCGGCCAGCTCTTCCAGACCACCAAGCAAACCCTAACCCTAGCCGGCCCGGACTCTCTCCTCTCCAAAATCTCCGACTCCGCCGCACCTCACCTCCCTCCTCCCTTCATCGACCGCGACCCGGAGCTCTTCTCCATCCTCCTCTCGCTCCTCCGCACCGGAAATCTCCCCTCAAAGGCCAAAGCTTTGGACCTCCATGACCTAATTTCCGAGTCCCAATTCTACGGCATCGAAACCCTAATGGTCGATTCCCGCTCCAACCCAGATCATTTCGACGCGTTCAACCTCGAAAAGTCGCTGACTTTGCCGCTGAACGGCCGCGACTCGCCGTCGGTGATCGCCACGACGCCGTTTGGCTCCGTTCACGTGGCGCACGGCAGCAAGATCACGTCGTTTGATTGGTCGCTGGGGAAGAAGGCCACGATTCTGACGGAATTCTCCGCCGTGGACTCTATGCTGGCGGTTTCGACGGAGCTCGCGGCGGTGGGGGCCACGGACTTCTCGGGGCTCCAGATTGTTGATCTCGGAACCGGGTCGGTGAGGGAGACGCTGAGTTGGGAGAATGTGACCCGGTCCGGGTCGACAGTGCAGGCAATCGGGTCGTCGCAGGAGTCTCTGTTTGTGAGTTTCGAGTCCAGTAGGCGAAACTCGAATTCGATTATGATTTATGATTTGAATACAATGTGCCCGGTTAATGAGATTGGGCATTATGAGATTTTCGGTGCCCAGATCAACTCGGCATTGCCGGCTACGAAGCTGAAATGGGTGCCGGGTTATAATCTGTTGATGGCTTCCGGGTCTCACAGTGGGCCTTCCGGAGTGTGTGGTAATATTAAGTTTTGGGATATAAGGTCGGGGAATGTGGCGTGGGAGGTAAATGAGAAAGTTGATTGCTTTTCGGATGTAACTGTCTCGGAAGAGCTGTCTGCAATGTTCAAGATTGGTGTGAATTCCGGGGAGGTGTTCTATGCGGATTTGAGGAGTTTGAGTTTAGGTGTGGAGCAGCCTTGGGTTTGTCTTGGTGATAAGAGGAAGATGGTTAGTGGTAAGAAGGAGGGTGTTGGGTGTAGGATTGAGAGCCATGGGAGCCAAGTGTATTGTAGCAAGGGTGGGGATTTGGAGCTGTGGTCTGAGGTAGCGGTGGGTTCTAGGAAGAGCAGTGGAGGGGGGTCAGAAGCTAGGCACTTTCGGAAGAATGTGATGGGGAGAATGAAGGATATGGGAGGTTCCAGGATAACCAACTTGGCGTTTGGAGGGAACAAGATGTTCATGACGAGGAAGGACCAGCAATATGTTGAGGTTTGGCAGAATTCTGCTAGAGGATATTGA
- the LOC101309729 gene encoding uncharacterized protein LOC101309729 isoform 1, whose product MMMRRGVNGGDGNNALDTINAAASAIAAAESRVPQATVQKRRWAKGWGVYWCFGFQRHRKRIGHAVILPETTSPGHNDPRAENLTQASSIVLPFAAPPSSPASFLQSEPPSAMQSPGFNFSLSASMYSPGPSSIFAIGPYAHETQLVSPPVFSTFTTEPSTAPFTPPAESVHLTRPSSPEVPFAQLLDSNFRFGEGGQRYPLSHYEFQSYQWYPGSPVGQLISPSSGISGSGTSSPFLDSEFASGGHHFLEFRTGEAPKVLNLDILFTRDWGSRLCSGSVTPDAAKSTSSEGFTLKPYTPEGVLNARSNSRRRNDGASIGHRVSFELSAEEVVRCVEKKPVALAEAVSTSLQSAEKAEREEGPNQEVSSSHECPVVDTSNDSSEKAVGGDAEELSYRYQKERSITLGSAKEFNFDNADGGDSGTSSISTDWWANEKVVLKENGESKNWSFFPMIQPGMS is encoded by the exons ATGATGATGAGGAGAGGAGTGAACGGCGGAGATGGGAACAACGCTTTGGATACTATAAACGCTGCTGCCTCGGCGATCGCGGCGGCCGAGAGCCGTGTTCCTCAAGCCACCGTTCAG AAGAGAAGATGGGCCAAAGGCTGGGGTGTCTATTGGTGTTTCGGCTTTCAAAGACATAGGAAGAGAATTGGACATGCTGTCATTCTCCCAGAAACAACTTCTCCTGGACACAATGACCCTAGAGCTGAAAATCTTACCCAAGCATCATCCATTGTACTTCCCTTTGCTGCACCTCCGTCCTCTCCTGCTTCGTTTCTTCAGTCAGAACCTCCTTCTGCCATGCAATCACCAGGGTTTAACTTTTCTCTATCTGCTAGTATGTATTCCCCCGGGCCTTCATCAATATTTGCCATCGGTCCTTATGCTCACGAAACCCAGTTGGTCTCACCTCCTGTTTTCTCAACCTTTACTACTGAACCATCAACTGCTCCATTCACTCCTCCTGCCGAGTCTGTTCACTTGACTAGACCTTCATCACCTGAGGTTCCATTTGCTCAGCTGCTTGATTCTAACTTTAGGTTTGGTGAAGGTGGCCAGAGATACCCATTATCTCACTATGAATTTCAGTCTTACCAATGGTACCCTGGAAGCCCAGTTGGTCAGCTTATATCACCAAGCTCAGGCATATCAGGCTCTGGTACTTCTTCTCCTTTCCTTGACAGTGAGTTTGCCTCTGGTGGTCATCACTTCCTGGAGTTCCGAACAGGTGAAGCTCCTAAAGTCTTGAACCTTGATATTCTCTTCACGCGTGATTGGGGTTCAAGATTATGTTCTGGTTCTGTGACTCCTGATGCTGCAAAGTCTACATCGTCTGAGGGTTTTACTCTGAAGCCGTATACCCCTGAAGGTGTATTAAATGCACGATCAAACAGTAGACGTAGAAATGATGGTGCTTCCATTGGTCATAGAGTCTCATTTGAGTTGAGTGCTGAAGAAGTTGTAAGATGTGTAGAAAAGAAGCCAGTAGCATTAGCTGAAGCTGTATCAACATCTCTACAAAGTGCAGAAAAGGCCGAAAGAGAAGAAGGTCCTAATCAAGAAGTGAGCAGTAGTCATGAGTGCCCTGTTGTTGACACATCCAATGATTCATCAGAAAAGGCTGTAGGAGGAGACGCGGAGGAGTTATCCTACCGGTATCAGAAGGAGCGATCCATCACACTTGGTTCTGCTAAGGAATTCAATTTCGACAATGCAGATGGAGGAGATTCTGGCACCTCTAGTATCAGCACCGACTGGTGGGCGAATGAGAAGGTTGTTTTGAAGGAGAATGGGGAATCAAAGAATTGGTCTTTCTTCCCTATGATACAACCGGGCATGAGTTAA
- the LOC101309729 gene encoding uncharacterized protein LOC101309729 isoform 2, with protein sequence MQKRRWAKGWGVYWCFGFQRHRKRIGHAVILPETTSPGHNDPRAENLTQASSIVLPFAAPPSSPASFLQSEPPSAMQSPGFNFSLSASMYSPGPSSIFAIGPYAHETQLVSPPVFSTFTTEPSTAPFTPPAESVHLTRPSSPEVPFAQLLDSNFRFGEGGQRYPLSHYEFQSYQWYPGSPVGQLISPSSGISGSGTSSPFLDSEFASGGHHFLEFRTGEAPKVLNLDILFTRDWGSRLCSGSVTPDAAKSTSSEGFTLKPYTPEGVLNARSNSRRRNDGASIGHRVSFELSAEEVVRCVEKKPVALAEAVSTSLQSAEKAEREEGPNQEVSSSHECPVVDTSNDSSEKAVGGDAEELSYRYQKERSITLGSAKEFNFDNADGGDSGTSSISTDWWANEKVVLKENGESKNWSFFPMIQPGMS encoded by the coding sequence ATGCAGAAGAGAAGATGGGCCAAAGGCTGGGGTGTCTATTGGTGTTTCGGCTTTCAAAGACATAGGAAGAGAATTGGACATGCTGTCATTCTCCCAGAAACAACTTCTCCTGGACACAATGACCCTAGAGCTGAAAATCTTACCCAAGCATCATCCATTGTACTTCCCTTTGCTGCACCTCCGTCCTCTCCTGCTTCGTTTCTTCAGTCAGAACCTCCTTCTGCCATGCAATCACCAGGGTTTAACTTTTCTCTATCTGCTAGTATGTATTCCCCCGGGCCTTCATCAATATTTGCCATCGGTCCTTATGCTCACGAAACCCAGTTGGTCTCACCTCCTGTTTTCTCAACCTTTACTACTGAACCATCAACTGCTCCATTCACTCCTCCTGCCGAGTCTGTTCACTTGACTAGACCTTCATCACCTGAGGTTCCATTTGCTCAGCTGCTTGATTCTAACTTTAGGTTTGGTGAAGGTGGCCAGAGATACCCATTATCTCACTATGAATTTCAGTCTTACCAATGGTACCCTGGAAGCCCAGTTGGTCAGCTTATATCACCAAGCTCAGGCATATCAGGCTCTGGTACTTCTTCTCCTTTCCTTGACAGTGAGTTTGCCTCTGGTGGTCATCACTTCCTGGAGTTCCGAACAGGTGAAGCTCCTAAAGTCTTGAACCTTGATATTCTCTTCACGCGTGATTGGGGTTCAAGATTATGTTCTGGTTCTGTGACTCCTGATGCTGCAAAGTCTACATCGTCTGAGGGTTTTACTCTGAAGCCGTATACCCCTGAAGGTGTATTAAATGCACGATCAAACAGTAGACGTAGAAATGATGGTGCTTCCATTGGTCATAGAGTCTCATTTGAGTTGAGTGCTGAAGAAGTTGTAAGATGTGTAGAAAAGAAGCCAGTAGCATTAGCTGAAGCTGTATCAACATCTCTACAAAGTGCAGAAAAGGCCGAAAGAGAAGAAGGTCCTAATCAAGAAGTGAGCAGTAGTCATGAGTGCCCTGTTGTTGACACATCCAATGATTCATCAGAAAAGGCTGTAGGAGGAGACGCGGAGGAGTTATCCTACCGGTATCAGAAGGAGCGATCCATCACACTTGGTTCTGCTAAGGAATTCAATTTCGACAATGCAGATGGAGGAGATTCTGGCACCTCTAGTATCAGCACCGACTGGTGGGCGAATGAGAAGGTTGTTTTGAAGGAGAATGGGGAATCAAAGAATTGGTCTTTCTTCCCTATGATACAACCGGGCATGAGTTAA